A stretch of DNA from Nitrospinota bacterium:
AGAGACGGACAAGAACCAGCTTGAATCGGGACAGGCGGAATATGACGAGGACAGGGAGAAGCGCGGTCCTATACCGGTGATGTCCGTAGCCACATTTGCCGCAAAGGGGGAAGTGGATGAGGAAGGCAACACTAGGGACAAGTACGGCAAAATTATAGCGATCGGCGATTCCGATTTCGCGAATAACACGAACATCAATCTTGCCGGAAATGGCGACCTCTTTTTGAATACCATTAGCTGGCTGGCGGAAGAAGCCGACCTGATAGCAGTCCGCGCAAAGAAATCCACCATGACGCCGGTTGTGCTGACGGCCGCGCAGGGGAGGGCGATTTTCTGGATACCGACGATTATGGTCCCTTCGATCGTATTGATGGCCGGATTGGGTATATATAGCCGCAGACGATGGTTCAGGCAATGAGCGTCGATAAAGATGGGCGGTGCGGCTAAATGAGATATTTCAAGAATACGTTTATCTGGATAATTATCCTTGTCGGTATTGCGGGTTATAGCTTCATCGATAAGGAGCGGTTAAGGATGGAGGAAGTGGCAAAAGACGAGGCTACCAGGCTCTTGCCATTCGAACCGATTGAGGTTTTGGCCGCTGAAATTCGTAAGGAGGGAGAAGTTTCGTTAGAATTGGAGAGATGGGAAGACGGCTGGAAGATAGTAAAGCCTATAGAAGCCAAGGCTGATAACGAAGCTGTAGAAAAGTTCCTCGACAACGTGCTCGAATCGAGGAACGACGCTGATTATGTGATGGACACGGATCCTTCTCCTGAAAGGCTGGCGGAATTCGGCTTGTCAAATCCGAAACTTTTTCTCACACTCAAGGTTGGCAAGGAATTAACTCCTCATACTGTGGTTTTTGGCGACAGGGCTCCATCGATGGGTGTCGCTTTTGCCCAGCTGGAAGGGGAAAAACCTGTTTACAGGGTGCTTGCAAACACCAGGGCCGAAGCCGACAAGGACGAGCACTACTTCCGGGACAAGTCGGTGTTGCGCATAAATCCGATAATGGTTGACCAGTTGGCAATCAATACGCCGAAAATGAATTTAAGAGTGAAACTTCCAGACGAAGGGAAATGGGTACTTGAGAAACCTTTAAAGGCTCGCGCCGACCAAAACAGCATTTTTGAGATCATGTCGGCATTTGCCAATACCGATGTGAAGGAATTTATCGAGGAAACAAAGGAAAACAAGGGGAAATACGGTCTGGATAATCCTTCGACAGAATTGATGTTCTGGATAAGCGGTGATTCCAATCCGACTGTCAGGATACAGGTAGGCAAAAGAAGTCCGGAGAAACGCGGATATTTTGTTTCCATGTCCGACAGGGAAAACATTTTCCTTCTTGAAGAAGAAGTCATTAACGCGATTCCCAGGAATCCAAATGAATTGAGAAGCAAAGAGCTGTTTTTCATCGAACAGGAAAACATAAAACGCATTGAGATCAAAAACGCAAAGAAGACTATCGTCCTCTTGAAGGATGTGGATAAAGAGTGGAAGAGAGATAAGCAGGGTGGCGAGATAGTAGATTTTAAAATGGTTAAGGAATTCCTGGATGACCTTGCTGAAGTAAAGATAGAGGATTTTCTGCAGGTAGATTCTAAAGGTCTGGCTGAATACGGATTGAACTCTCCCAGCATTCAGTTATTTCTCTGGGAAGAGGGTCGCACGGTTCCTTTCAGCCTCAGCGTTGGGAAAAAGACGCCGACAGGAAACCAGGTTTATGCTTCATCCGGCTTGAGCAGCGAGGTATTGGTATTAAATGATTACATTCAACAAGTTCTTAAAACTTACTTTTTTTAACGGGGGTTGTAATGGTCAAAATATATAAGGCCAAAATTTTACTGAGCGGGTTCCTGATGCTCGCCTTCGCTTTGGGTCAAGTTCCAGCTTTTGGGGAAGAGCAGTCGGTAGGGAACCTGTTCATCGAAGCCTACGACAGGGGCAACAAGGCGGAAATGAATAAAATCATACAGGATCGCGCAGATGAAGTGCCGCAGGAAGTGAAGGAGATGGTTGAGTACGCGATGTCTCCTGATGCCTCGCCACAGGAACAGGATTTTCTATTCAATATAGCGGGCACAATGGCGATGCTTTATGGGCAGGTAACCGGAGATAACAGGCTCCTTGAGGCTGTAAAAGGGAACTTTAAAACCTTGAAGGCAAGCAGGGA
This window harbors:
- a CDS encoding DUF4340 domain-containing protein; this encodes MRYFKNTFIWIIILVGIAGYSFIDKERLRMEEVAKDEATRLLPFEPIEVLAAEIRKEGEVSLELERWEDGWKIVKPIEAKADNEAVEKFLDNVLESRNDADYVMDTDPSPERLAEFGLSNPKLFLTLKVGKELTPHTVVFGDRAPSMGVAFAQLEGEKPVYRVLANTRAEADKDEHYFRDKSVLRINPIMVDQLAINTPKMNLRVKLPDEGKWVLEKPLKARADQNSIFEIMSAFANTDVKEFIEETKENKGKYGLDNPSTELMFWISGDSNPTVRIQVGKRSPEKRGYFVSMSDRENIFLLEEEVINAIPRNPNELRSKELFFIEQENIKRIEIKNAKKTIVLLKDVDKEWKRDKQGGEIVDFKMVKEFLDDLAEVKIEDFLQVDSKGLAEYGLNSPSIQLFLWEEGRTVPFSLSVGKKTPTGNQVYASSGLSSEVLVLNDYIQQVLKTYFF